In the genome of Vicia villosa cultivar HV-30 ecotype Madison, WI linkage group LG7, Vvil1.0, whole genome shotgun sequence, one region contains:
- the LOC131618255 gene encoding transcription factor MYC1-like has protein sequence MEDFIISPSSSSSIIQNPLPQTSTLQQKLQFLLQSQSDNWVYAILWQTTKDEKGNPFLSWGEGHFQGNKKTTTSNKVYNTDTNTDTDTKTCTNGDAEWFYVMSLTRSFSVGNSSSISLPGKSFALDSVLWLNSKQELQFYNCERSNEAHVHGIETLICVPTTNGVVEMGSYENIQQNWNLVHQAKSMFQSSSSESNLDLPPTKPLDKVQTFDQNISFSDIGIISGTGEETEETQKTMNKKPQKKHIIVSPCYIDSEHSDSEYCPQLTTPTTTTTTTPKKRGRKPLSGTLIPINHVEAERQRREKLNHRFYALRAVVPNVSRMDKASLLSDAVDYINELKAKIEELELESDNQKEPKKPKMETIESTITATSTVVDQKKPCSSNNNDNNNVVALEIDVKIIGNDAMVRVQSENVNHPGARLMSVFKDLEFQVHHASISCFNEIMVQDVVVVQVPDEMRNEESLRSAIRMRLEHE, from the coding sequence ATGGAAGACTTCATCATCtcaccttcatcatcttcttctatcATACAAAACCCTTTACCACAAACATCAACCCTTCAACAAAAGCTTCAATTTCTACTCCAATCTCAATCCGACAATTGGGTCTATGCCATTTTGTGGCAAACAACAAAAGATGAAAAAGGTAACCCTTTCTTATCTTGGGGTGAAGGTCATTTCCAaggaaacaaaaaaacaacaacctCAAACAAAGTATACAACACGGACACAAACACAGACACAGACACGAAGACATGTACAAACGGCGATGCGGAATGGTTCTACGTCATGTCGTTGACTCGAAGCTTTTCCGTCGGTAATTCCTCTTCCATTTCTTTACCTGGtaaatcttttgccttagattcTGTTCTTTGGTTGAATAGCAAACAAGAGCTTCAATTTTATAATTGTGAGAGATCCAATGAAGCACACGTGCACGGAATCGAAACGTTGATTTGTGTTCCAACAACTAACGGCGTTGTCGAAATGGGCTCCTACGAAAATATCCAACAAAATTGGAACCTCGTACATCAAGCCAAATCCATGTTCCAATCATCCTCGTCAGAATCAAACTTAGATCTTCCTCCCACCAAACCACTTGACAAAGTCCAAACTTTCGACCAAAACATCTCATTCTCCGACATCGGTATCATCTCCGGCACCGGCGAAGAAACCGAGGAGACACAAAAAACAATGAacaaaaaaccacaaaaaaaacACATCATTGTTTCACCATGTTACATAGATTCTGAACATTCGGATTCAGAATATTGTCCACAattaacaacaccaacaacaacgacaacaacaacaccgAAGAAGCGAGGGAGAAAACCGTTATCCGGAACACTAATTCCGATCAACCATGTAGAAGCAGAGAGACAAAGGAGAGAGAAACTCAACCATAGATTCTACGCTCTAAGAGCCGTCGTTCCAAACGTTTCAAGGATGGATAAAGCTTCATTGTTATCAGATGCAGTGGATTACATCAACGAGTTAAAAGCGAAGATCGAAGAGTTGGAATTAGAATCAGATAATCAGAAGGAACCAAAGAAACCGAAGATGGAAACAATTGAAAGTACTATAACAGCAACTTCAACTGTGGTGGACCAAAAAAAACCttgtagtagtaataataatgataacAACAATGTTGTTGCTTTGGAAATTGATGTGAAGATTATAGGCAATGATGCAATGGTGAGAGTTCAATCTGAGAATGTTAATCATCCTGGTGCTAGGTTAATGAGTGTGTTTAAGGATTTGGAGTTTCAGGTTCATCATGCTAGTATATCATGTTTCAATGAAATTATGGTTCAAGATGTTGTGGTTGTTCAAGTTCCtgatgagatgagaaatgaagagAGTCTTAGATCTGCGATTCGAATGAGATTGGAACATGAATGA